From a region of the Panicum virgatum strain AP13 chromosome 2K, P.virgatum_v5, whole genome shotgun sequence genome:
- the LOC120661406 gene encoding uncharacterized protein LOC120661406, with product MATASTTMPTTALTMKLLIDSSPQRQRVVFAEAGKDTIDFLFSLLAIPAGTAVKLLGKDQSMVGCMENLYSSAEKLDDPYVQPNVAKDAILCTTMAFPAAARPNSFLFRLPEPVSAPKKFYNCTTGWYECRRKVTDVYGTPCPNCRSGMVTEANLLSPVAQGEAKKGFVQGGMVTYMVTDDLVISPMSNVSTIALLNACAVRDLGTLQDRTVQIGYKEGLEILKASVQSKTVLTDVFIGKKPPSLGNGGASATLSNGRRRESLTWRA from the exons ATGGCAACCGCCTCCACCACCATGCCGACCACCGCACTGACCATGAAGTTGCTCATCGATTCCAGCCCGCAGCGCCAGCGCGTTGTGTTCGCAGAGGCCGGTAAGGACACGATCgacttcctcttctccctcctgGCCATACCGGCCGGCACAGCCGTGAAGCTGCTGGGGAAGGATCAGTCCATGGTTGGCTGTATGGAGAACCTCTACAGCAGCGCTGAGAAGCTCGACGACCCCTACGTCCAGCCCAATGTGGCCAAGGACGCGATCCTCTGCACCACCATGGCGTTCCCTGCAGCGGCAAGACCCAACAGCTTTCTCTTCCGCTTGCCGGAGCCGGTATCCGCCCCAAAGAAGTTCTACAACTGCACCACCGGCTGGTACGAGTGCCGCAGAAAAGTAACGGATGTGTACGGCACTCCTTGCCCGAATTGTAGGTCCGGGATGGTTACTGAAGCCAACCTTTTGTCGCCGGTGGCCCAAGGAGAAGCGAAGAAAGGGTTCGTGCAGGGCGGTATGGTGACGTACATGGTGACGGATGACCTCGTGATCTCGCCCATGTCGAACGTCTCCACTATCGCACTGCTCAACGCATGCGCGGTGAGGGATCTCGGGACCCTGCAGGACAGGACCGTGCAGATTGGCTACAAGGAG GGTTTAGAGATTCTCAAGGCCTCGGTGCAGTCCAAGACCGTGCTTACTGATGTTTTCATTGGCAAGAAGCCGCCTTCGTTGGGAAATGGAGGCGCCTCTGCTACGTTGAGCAACGGCAGAAGGCGTGAATCGCTCACCTGGCGTGCGTGA
- the LOC120695844 gene encoding amino acid permease 6-like: MIIFTGIQILLSQLPNFHKLWWLSIVAAVMSLAYSSIGLGLSIAKIAGGVHARTTLTGATGGVDVSATEKIWKTFQSMGDIAFAYSYSNVLIEIQVILSTQKLRAVQ, translated from the exons ATGATCATCTTCACCGGCATCCAGATCCTGCTCTCGCAGCTGCCCAACTTCCACAAGCTCTGGTGGCTCTccatcgtcgccgccgtcaTGTCCCTTGCCTACTCCTCCATCGGGCTCGGCCTCTCCATCGCCAAGATTGCAG GTGGGGTGCACGCCAGGACAACGCTGACTGGGGCGACCGGGGGGGTCGATGTGTCCGCGACCGAGAAGATCTGGAAGACGTTCCAGTCCATGGGAGACATCGCCTTCGCCTACTCCTACTCCAACGTCCTCATAGAAATCCAGGTAATACTTTCAACTCAGAAACTGCGTGCGGTACAGTAA
- the LOC120659627 gene encoding translation initiation factor IF-2-like codes for MASASSPRQRWAAARWGMEPAVAPGKPCLRHPARPPPPAPQQLPRGDPRPAPPIPSATLAPPGARRRSFSLHTSPNSFILVLLDICDPRASPICALTTASRLPLRGAAAAGPPSPSSAAAQGDTAAGGAGARSGGGGAAAGGRHGDGAACGHRAGSCRHSRRLAPVPDQPPCHLTLHLRLLPCASPIFGVPADGDSCLSKPPGGVPESGIVGSWLTLDPYLDPGSGDAAIETKYIV; via the exons ATGGCGAGCGCGTCGAGCCCGCGTCaacggtgggcggcggcgcggtggggcaTGGAGCCGGCGGTGGCGCCAG GTAAACCCTGCCTACGACACCCagctcgccctcctcctcccgccccgCAGCAACTGCCCCGCGGCGACCCTCGCCCAGCGCCCCCAATCCCGTCGGCGACCCTCGCCCCTCCCGGCGCCCGTCGCCGCTCCTTCAGCCTCCACACGAGCCCCAACTCCTTCATCTTGGTGCTTCTCGACATCTGCGACCCGCGCGCCTCCCCGATCTGCGCGCTCACCACTGCCTCCCGCCTCCCACTgcggggagcagcggcggcgggccctccctctccttcatccgcggcggcacagggggacacggcggcgggcggagcaggtgcgcgaagcggcggcggcggagcagcggcgggcggcaggcacggcgacggcgcggcgtgcGGCCACCGGGCGGGCAGCTGCCGGCACTCGCGGCGGCTGGCTCCCGTACCCGACCAACCACCGTGTCACCTGACCCTCCATCTCCGATTGCTCCCGTGCGCCTCACCCATCTTCGGTGTCCCTGCAGATGGCGACAGCTGCCTGTCTAAACCCCCAG GGGGAGTTCCAGAAAGTGGAATCGTGGGCTCGTGGCTGACTCTTGATCCATACCTTGACCCCGGATCTG GTGATGCTGCAATTGAGACCAAGTACATTGTATAG